In Gasterosteus aculeatus chromosome 15, fGasAcu3.hap1.1, whole genome shotgun sequence, a single genomic region encodes these proteins:
- the LOC144388347 gene encoding uncharacterized protein LOC144388347 yields MALHSLLWTKPPTPYHRPPVIHLCVVAVVEQRKVVAWEFDSTGARPVTIKNNVLASVSDGKTVAKFTAYEEFAHKFKAGGHYMLRGHSLRGGSPPYMINITKETVFFRSAPLTVSQELRAQAEALIRPPSPLTPLSTCRDAKDLLTVQGEVVEMSTVKKITKGRESFPMRHIKLQQGETQMPVCLWREAAVEKTLQIGTHVEISHLKATNSDYGEQLQSTPFTLVEELNSDSVVGVIGVVDLEGEPGTLSMLLEDGRTVLIEEGLWKKVEDQFTELPLRAAVQLTGNRVTSIDTIK; encoded by the exons ATGGCCCTGCACAGTCTTTTGTGGACCAAGCCCCCGACTCCTTACCACAGACCCCCAGTTATCCACCTGTGCGTGGTGGCGGTCGTGGAGCAGCGCAAGGTGGTCGCTTGGGAGTTCGACTCCACTGGCGCGAGGCCGGTGACCATTAAAAACAACGTCTTGGCATCGGTGTCGGACGGGAAGACGGTGGCCAAATTTACGGCCTACGAAGAGTTTGCCCACAAATTTAAAGCGGGCGGGCATTACATGCTGCGGGGGCATTCCCTGAGAGGGGGGTCTCCCCCGTACATGATTAATATTACTAAGGAGACGGTGTTTTTTAGGAGCGCTCCTCTCACCGTCTCCCAAGAGCTCAGAGCGCAGGCGGAGGCTTTAATCCGTCCCCCGTCTCCGCTGACCCCCCTCAGCACCTGCAGGGACGCCAAGGACCTCCTGACTGTGCAGGGGGAAGTGGTCGAA ATGTCCACGGTGAAAAAGATCACCAAGGGAAGGGAGAGCTTCCCCATGCGCCACATCAAGCTGCAGCAG GGGGAAACGCAAATGCCGGTGTGTCTGTGGAGGGAGGCAGCGGTGGAAAAGACGCTCCAGATCGGGACGCATGTAGAGATTTCGCATCTCAAAGCCACCAACTCCGACTACGGAGAACAACTCCAATCCACGCCGTTCACACTGGTCGAG GAGCTCAACTCAGACAGCGTGGTCGGTGTGATCGGGGTCGTGGACCTTGAGGGCGAGCCAGGCACCCTCAGCATGCTGCTGGAGGACGGCCGGACGGTCCTCATCGAGGAGGGTCTTTGGAAAAAGGTGGAGGACCAGTTTACTGAATTGCCACTAAGGGCAGCAGTGCAGCTGACAGGAAATAGAGTCACGTCTATTGACACTATTAAATAA
- the LOC120813084 gene encoding uncharacterized protein LOC120813084 → MTSLTDKYKSRPETPEFEQMCLADFAATCRIVYGQQKKGKDVLPLLNDMGFVQKRKNDKPAIIRFYRCSQEKYPEKFYGTLLKLYIPHRSDLELKRRHFPTYESFYKSGCVQLPGSDHPEYVRHIVKRNKDKYEKNSEDIENAVEEFEQNRGVIDEWCNLAPESEVERLECIEELEAREPDHENVQENVPEYTNQGNAATEARAIREPPAFDPTLLRQMYQNLNQKQACVFYAVRDWCVKRVCGLNPEQFFFYVNGGAGTGKSHLIKCIYSEASKILCKLPSHSEEVDISNPTVLLTAFTGTAAFNISGSTLHSLLKLPRSLKPPFQGLGNQLDEVRSELLNAEILIIDEVSMVSKPLFAYVDARLKQIKGSTKPFGGMSVIAVGDFYQLPPVRQSKTLCVYEPCEIDLWQEHFQTITLTEIMRQKDDVAFAEMLNRIRVKGKSDELSQADRALLSQTITEPSLCPPDVLHIFATNKQVDSHNSVTLALLHSDITNIDADDYKKDPRTGRMARQAQPYKGNRNELPDTLNVAEGARVMLTRNIDVSQGLVNGSFATLVRVITAEQSGVAHVTMLGLKMDDQTAGRNYRNRAPGGPDDVVYIERAEDNLKQKGVVRRQFPVRLAFACTIHKVQGMTRTSAVVSLKHIFEPGMAYVAISRVTSLSGLHMLDLDESKIYANPEITGALETMRQVNLDDMMPLLRIKETSSRHDTLTIVHHNTEGLPSHIIDIRSHHELCLADVLCLTETHLQGSFVAESLHLAGYNMFKRNRHLSYTNVPQIANRGGGGVAVYVKSHIQVREKQYVHNVTDLEFVALKVEAPVRALIAAVYRPPDYSVRSFLSNLGSLLDSLAIMDCQPIIVCGDFNENLFSNTGKPILELFQSRGFAQVITNATTDKNTLLDLIFISQPQRCFHSGVMRTYYSYHNPVYCVMSSNSP, encoded by the coding sequence atGACGTCTTTGACTGACAAATACAAATCCAGACCAGAAACACCAGAGTTTGAGCAGATGTGTTTGGCAGATTTCGCAGCAACTTGCAGAATTGTCTACGgccagcagaaaaaaggaaaagatgtgttgCCTCTCCTCAATGATATGGGATTTGTGCAAAAGCGTAAAAACGATAAGCCCGCTATCATCAGATTTTACCGCTGCTCACAGGAAAAATATCCAGAGAAGTTCTATGGCACATTACTGAAACTGTACATTCCTCACCGATCAGACCTGGAACTGAAAAGACGGCATTTTCCCACGTACGAGTCCTTCTACAAGAGTGGTTGTGTCCAACTACCAGGTTCTGACCATCCTGAGTATGTCCGTCACATTGTGaaacgaaacaaagacaaatatgagaaaaacagcGAGGACATTGAGAATGCAGTGGAAGAATTTGAACAGAACAGAGGAGTGATTGATGAATGGTGCAATCTGGCTCCAGAATCTGAAGTGGAAAGGTTGGAATGTATAGAAGAACTCGAGGCAAGAGAGCCagatcatgaaaatgttcaagaaaatgttccagaatACACTAATCAAGGTAATGCTGCAACAGAAGCCAGAGCCATCAGAGAGCCTCCGGCCTTTGACCCCACACTGCTACGACAGATGTATCAGAACCTGAACCAGAAACAAGCATGTGTGTTCTATGCAGTTAGAGACTGGTGCGTAAAGCGTGTTTGTGGCCTAAATCctgagcagtttttcttttatgtcaatggtggtgctggaacaggaaagtcacatctcattaaatgcatCTACTCAGAAGCATCTAAGATACTGTGCAAACTGCCCAGCCATTCTGAGGAAGTCGACATATCAAACCCCACGGTCCTGTTGACAGCTTTCACTGGAACTGCAGCCTTCAATATATCAGGATCAACACTGCACTCTCTGCTCAAGCTTCCACGAAGTCTGAAACCTCCATTTCAAGGACTTGGTAACCAACTGGATGAAGTCCGATCAgaacttttaaatgctgaaatcctCATCATTGATGAAGTTTCTATGGTGTCAAAGCCCCTGTTTGCTTATGTGGATGCAAGACTGAAACAGATCAAAGGTAGTACCAAACCCTTTGGAGGAATGTCAGTAATAGCTGTGGGAGACTTTTATCAGCTACCACCAGTGCGACAGTCCAAGACCCTCTGTGTGTACGAGCCATGTGAGATTGACCTATGGCAGGAACACTTTCAGACAATCACCCTGACTGAGATTATGCGGCAGAAGGATGATGTTGcctttgcagagatgttgaaccggatccgtgtgaaaggaaagtcagatgagttgtctcaagcagacagagccttgttgtcacagaccatcactgaaccatcactttgtccacctgatgtcctgcacatctttgcaactaataaacaggTTGATTCACACAACTCAGTAACATTAGCTCTGCTCCATTCTGATATCACCAACATCGATGCAGATGACTACAAGAAGGACCCACGAACTGGAAGAATGGCTCGACAAGCCCAACCatacaaaggaaacagaaatgagttaCCAGACACACTAAACGTAGCTGAAGGTGCTCGAGTCATGCTCACCAGAAACATAGACGTGTCTCAGGGATTGGTGAATGGATCGTTTGCTACACTAGTCAGGGTAATAACCGCAGAACAGAGTGGTGTTGCGCATGTCACTATGCTCGGGCTCAAGATGGATGATCAAACTGCTGGAAGGAATTACCGTAATAGAGCACCAGGCGGCCCTGATGATGTGGTGTACATAGAGCGAGCAGAGGAcaatctgaaacagaaaggagtTGTACGCAGACAGTTTCCTGTTAGACTTGCCTTTGCCTGCACGATACACAAGGTTCAGGGTATGACGAGGACATCAGCTGTAGTGTcgctgaaacacatttttgaacctGGCATGGCTTACGTAGCCATCAGTAGAGTGACCTCTCTCAGTGGACTGCACATGCTGGATCTGGATGAGAGCAAAATCTATGCCAACCCAGAAATCACTGGAGCCCTCGAGACCATGAGACAAGTCAACTTGGACGACATGATGCCTCTTCTTCGTATCAAAGAGACCTCGAGCAGACACGACACTCTGACCATTGTTCACCATAACACTGAAGGTTTGCCATCGCACATCATTGACATCAGGAGCCATCATGAACTGtgtcttgcagatgttttgtgtctcacagaaactcaccttcaaggctcctttgttgcagagagtctccatttagcgggctacaacatgttcaaacgcaacagacacctgtcctacacaaatgttccacaaatagccaacagaggtggtggtggagttgcTGTTTATGTGAAAAGCCACATTCAGGTGCGTGAGAAACAGTACGTACATAATGTGACCGATCTTGAGTTTGTGGCTCTGAAGGTAGAAGCCCCAGTGAGAGCCCTGATTGCAGCTGTGTACAGACCTCCAGACTACAGTGTGAGATCATTCCTGTCCAACCTGGGGAGCCTGCTGGACTCATTGGCGATCATGGACTGTCAGCCCATCATTGTCTGTGGTGATTTCAACGAGAATCTCTTCTCCAACACCGGTAAGCCAATCCTTGAGCTCTTCCAGTCCAGAGGATTTGCACAAGTCATCACTAATGCAACCACTGACAAGAACACACTGCTGGACCTCATTTTCATATCTCAACCACAACGCTGTTTCCACTCTGGTGTGATGAGAACTTATTACAGTTATCACAACCCTGTTTACTGTGTCATGTCATCTAACAGTCCATAA